One window from the genome of Pungitius pungitius chromosome 14, fPunPun2.1, whole genome shotgun sequence encodes:
- the sos2 gene encoding son of sevenless homolog 2 isoform X1, whose product MQPQQIYDFSSDENSHKWRGLFVQALRKVQKQVHPNLMAKEDALQHIEELILQLLNMLCVAQPRSVHDVEERVQKTFPHPIDKWAIADAQSAIEKRKRRNPLLLPVEKIHPLLREVLGYKVDYNVSLYIVAVLEYISADILKLAGNYVGNIRHYEISQQDIKVSMCADKVLMDMFDQEEDIGLMSQCTEEPSSSGEFTYDDLVRLEIAEERQYLRELDLIIKVFRQHFLSNPKIFTPQDVEVIFSNILDIHELTVKLLGLIEDAVEMTADGSPHPLVGSCFEDLAEEQAFDPYETLSQDILSKDFHEHFNNLMARSTAGLYFQSVADGFKEAVQYVLPQLMMVPVYHCMHYFELLQQLQERSQDQDDRECLKQAITALLNLQCSVERIYAKHQPRRKPGEPMYRLYSRQVRSKQLAIKRMNEIQKSIDGWEGKDIGQCCSEFILEGPLVRAGAKHERHNFLFDGLMISCKANQSSRLPGSGSGAEYRLKEKFVLRKIRIVDREDSGDQRHAFELIGKDENCAVFCARTAEDKAAWMAGLVTLQYRSTLDRMLDTVLQHEEQAHPLRLPSPEVYRFAVQDSEENIVFEDKVQSKTGIPIIKAGTVVKLIERLTYHMYADPNFVRTFLTTYRSFCKPQELLALLIDRIEIPEPEPTEEDRQALWNGDQPMAAELQRFRKEYVQPVQLRVLNVFRQWVEHHFYDFENDPELRSRLEEYISTKIQLRGKSMRKWVESINKIIRRKLQTQSNGVSHNITFESPPPPIEWHICRVGHVDTFDLMTLHPIEIARQLTLLESELYRAVRPSELVGSVWTKEDKEKNSPNLLRMIRHTTNLTLWFEKCIVETMNLEERVAVLSRVIEILQVFQELNNFNGVLEVVSAINSVPVYRLDHTFEAIPERKRKILEEAVELSQDHFKKYLLKLKSINPPCVPFFGIYLTNILKTEEGNPDFLKRHGKELINFSKRRKVAEITGEIQQYQNQPYCLKVEHDIRRFFENLNPMGNRSEKEFSDYLFKMSLDIEPRNCRQAPRFPRKTIYPLKSPGIRPVRTSTSGTLKCHPVALEREPPHKITFRSIAETEPEMPASASVPTSPNTPTPPQSASSDLSSVFMDHDLSSSYGGSNSIFAPVLLPPSKFQSASCGSLHQLGEEQQRPPPLPPRRKDAMSEAKLSSRSDSPPAIPPRLPPHLPRNQPRPLVYNGPPMDGPLPSPPPPPPPPRDPLPDTPPPVPQRPPEIFINYPLNMQPSPVGRYHWDFSSPSSPNTPPSTPSPRIPRRSCPLSASQNSLYPLPVSFIAPPVPPRHNCSPQLPKLPPKTYKREMLLQPPALQGLSLVENTDGSQ is encoded by the exons GTACAGAAGCAGGTCCACCCAAACCTCATGGCGAAGGAGGATGCCCTGCAGCACATCGAGGAGCTGATCCTGCAGCTGCTCAACATGCTGTGTGTGGCCCAACCTCGCTCTGTGCATGACGTAGaa gAACGGGTCCAGAAAACCTTTCCCCACCCAATAGATAAGTGGGCGATTGCCGACGCCCAGTCAGCGATTGAGAAACGCAAGAGGAGAAACCCTTTACTTCTGCCCGTGGAGAAGATTCACCCTCTGCTCAGG gAGGTTTTGGGCTATAAAGTGGACTACAATGTTTCCCTGTACATTGTGGCTGTGCTTGAATACATATCAGCAGACATTCTGAAACTGGCGGGAAACTACGTTGGCAACATTCGGCACTATGAAATCAGCCAGCAGGACATCAAGGTGTCCATGTGTGCAGACAAG GTGTTGATGGACATGTTCGACCAGGAGGAGGACATTGGCTTGATGTCTCAGTGCACCGAGGAGCCGTCGTCCTCCGGGGAGTTCACGTACGACGACCTGGTGAGGCTCGAAATCGCGGAGGAGCGGCAATACCTGCGAGAGCTCGACCTCATCATCAAAGTGTTCCGCCAGCACTTCCTCTCCAACCCCAAAATCTTCACGCCTCAG GATGTGGAGGTGATCTTCAGCAACATCCTGGACATCCACGAGCTCACGGTGAAGCTGCTCGGACTGATCGAGGACGCCGTGGAGATGACTGCGGATGGCAGCCCTCATCCACTGGTGGGGAGCTGCTTCGAGGATCTAGCAGAG GAGCAGGCTTTTGACCCCTACGAGACCTTGTCTCAGGATATCCTCAGTAAGGATTTCCACGAGCACTTCAACAACCTGATGGCACGGTCAACCGCCGGCCTCTACTTCCAG TCAGTTGCAGATGGGTTCAAAGAGGCAGTCCAGTATGTCCTTCCACAGCTGATGATGGTCCCAGTATACCACTGCATGCACTACTTTGAGCTGCTACAG CAACTTCAGGAGCGCAGTCAAGACCAAGATGACCGCGAATGTCTGAAACAGGCGATCACAGCGCTGCTAAATCTCCAATGTAGCGTGGAGCGCATATATGCCAAGCACCAGCCTCGCCGCAAACCCGG GGAGCCCATGTACCGCCTGTACAGCAGGCAGGTCCGTAGCAAACAGCTCGCCATCAAACGCATGAACGAGATTCAGAAGAGCATCGACGGCTGGGAGGGGAAAGACATCGGTCAGTGCTGCAGCGAGTTCATCCTGGAGGGCCCACTGGTACGAGCCGGCGCCAAGCACGAGAGACACAACTTCCTGTTCGACGGCCTGATGATCAGCTGCAAGGCCAACCAGAGCTCACGGCTCCCGGGTTCGGGCAGCGGGGCGGAGTACCGTCTAAAGGAGAAGTTCGTGCTGAGGAAGATCCGCATCGTGGATCGCGAGGACTCTGGGGATCAGCGGCACGCCTTTGAACTCATCGGAAAGGATGAGAACTGTGCCGTTTTCTGCGCACGGACGGCGGAGGACAAGGCGGCGtggatggcggggctggtgACTCTGCAGTACCGCTCCACTTTGGATCGCATGTTGGACACGGTGCTGCAGCACGAGGAGCAGGCGCATCCTTTAAGACTGCCCTCGCCCGAGGTTTACCGCTTTGCCGTGCAGGACTCTGAGGAGAATATTGTGTTTGAGGACAAAGTGCAGAGCAAAACGGGCATCCCCATCATTAAGGCCGGCACAGTGGTCAAGCTTATAGAGAGACTCACTTACCATATGTATGCTG ATCCTAACTTTGTGCGCACGTTTCTTACAACATACCGATCATTCTGCAAACCACAGGAGCTTCTCGCTCTGCTGATAGACAG GATTGAAATCCCTGAGCCAGAGCCGACTGAGGAGGACCGCCAGGCTCTCTGGAACGGTGACCAGCCAATGGCGGCCGAGCTCCAGAGATTTCGCAAGGAGTACGTGCAGCCAGTCCAACTCAG GGTACTCAACGTTTTCCGTCAGTGGGTCGAACATCATTTCTACGACTTTGAGAACGATCCAGAGCTGAGAAGCCGATTGGAGGAGTACATCTCCACCAAGATTCAGCTTAGAG gcAAGTCCATGAGAAAGTGGGTTGAGTCAATCAATAAGATCATCAGGAGGAAGCTGCAGACGCAGTCAAATGGCGTTAGCCACAACATCACCTTCGAGAGCCCGCCTCCTCCCATCGAGTGGCACATCTGCAGAGTGGGTCACGTGGACACGTTTGACCTCATGACCCTTCATCCCATAGAGATCGCCCGGCAGCTGACTCTGCTCGAATCTGAGCTTTACAG AGCCGTCCGGCCGTCGGAGCTGGTCGGCAGCGTCTGGACcaaagaggacaaagagaagaacTCGCCGAACCTGCTGCGCATGATCCGCCACACCACCAACCTCACACTGTGGTTTGAGAA GTGCATCGTAGAGACGATGAACCTGGAAGAGAGGGTCGCCGTGTTATCGCGGGTCATTGAGATTCTGCAGGTTTTCCAGGAGCTCAACAACTTTAACGGGGTCCTGGAGGTGGTCAGTGCCATCAACTCCGTCCCAGTCTACAGGCTGGACCACACCTTTGAG GCAATaccagagaggaaaaggaaaatccTGGAAGAGGCTGTGGAACTGAGCCAGGACCACTTTAAGAAATACTTGCTTAAACTCAAGTCCATAAACCCACCCTGTGTGCCTTTTTTTG GTATATATTTAACCAACATCCTGAAGACTGAGGAGGGCAACCCAGACTTCCTCAAACGTCACGGCAAGGAGCTGATCAATTTCAGCAAGAGGAGGAAAGTGGCTGAAATCACAGGAGAGATCCAGCAGTATCAGAACCAGCCCTACTGTCTGAAGGTGGAGCACGACATCAGG AGGTTCTTTGAGAACCTGAACCCGATGGGCAACAGGAGCGAGAAGGAGTTTTCCGACTACCTGTTCAAAATGTCTCTGGATATTGAGCCACGGAATTGCAGGCAGGCTCCTCGATTT CCCAGGAAGACCATCTACCCACTGAAATCCCCCGGGATCCGGCCCGTGCGAACGTCTACCTCCGGCACCCTGAAGTGCCACCCCGTCGCCTTGGAGAGGGAGCCCCCGCATAAGATCACCTTCCGCAGCATCGCCGAGACGGAGCCGGAGATGCCGGCGTCGGCCTCGGTGCCCACCTCCCCGAACACGCCGACCCCCCCACAGTCGGCCTCCTCCGACCTCAGCTCGGTCTTCATGGATCACGACCTCAGCAGCTCGTATGGCG GTAGCAACTCCATATTTGCTCCTGTCCTTCTTCCGCCTTCAA AGTTCCAGTCTGCGTCTTGTGGCAGCCTCCATCAGCTcggggaggagcagcagaggcctCCACCTCTGCCGCCGCGAAGGAAGGACGCCATGTCTGAAGCCAAA CTGAGCTCCAGGTCCGACAGCCCCCCCGCCATCCCGCCCCGGCTGCCCCCCCATCTGCCGAGGAACCAACCTCGACCGCTGGTCTACAACGGCCCCCCAATGGACGGCCCCCTGCCcagccctccccctcctcctccgccgccccgCGACCCTCTGCCCGACACGCCTCCCCCGGTGCCCCAGCGGCCCCCCGAGATCTTCATCAACTACCCCCTCAACATGCAGCCTTCCCCCGTGGGCCGATACCACTGGGACTTCAGTTCCCCCAGCTCGCCCAACACCCCGCCCAGCACGCCGTCGCCCCGCATCCCCCGGCGGAGCTGCCCGCTCAGCGCCAGCCAGAACAGCCTCTACCCGCTTCCTGTCTCCTTCATCGCCCCGCCTGTCCCCCCACGCCACAACTGCAGCCCCCAACTCCCCAAACTCCCTCCAAAGACATACAAAAGGGAGATGCTGCTGCAGCCGCCGGCGCTCCAAGGCCTCTCATTGGTGGAGAACACCGACGGCAGCCAGTGA
- the sos2 gene encoding son of sevenless homolog 2 isoform X2, protein MQPQQIYDFSSDENSHKWRGLFVQALRKVQKQVHPNLMAKEDALQHIEELILQLLNMLCVAQPRSVHDVEERVQKTFPHPIDKWAIADAQSAIEKRKRRNPLLLPVEKIHPLLREVLGYKVDYNVSLYIVAVLEYISADILKLAGNYVGNIRHYEISQQDIKVSMCADKVLMDMFDQEEDIGLMSQCTEEPSSSGEFTYDDLVRLEIAEERQYLRELDLIIKVFRQHFLSNPKIFTPQDVEVIFSNILDIHELTVKLLGLIEDAVEMTADGSPHPLVGSCFEDLAEEQAFDPYETLSQDILSKDFHEHFNNLMARSTAGLYFQSVADGFKEAVQYVLPQLMMVPVYHCMHYFELLQQLQERSQDQDDRECLKQAITALLNLQCSVERIYAKHQPRRKPGEPMYRLYSRQVRSKQLAIKRMNEIQKSIDGWEGKDIGQCCSEFILEGPLVRAGAKHERHNFLFDGLMISCKANQSSRLPGSGSGAEYRLKEKFVLRKIRIVDREDSGDQRHAFELIGKDENCAVFCARTAEDKAAWMAGLVTLQYRSTLDRMLDTVLQHEEQAHPLRLPSPEVYRFAVQDSEENIVFEDKVQSKTGIPIIKAGTVVKLIERLTYHMYADPNFVRTFLTTYRSFCKPQELLALLIDRIEIPEPEPTEEDRQALWNGDQPMAAELQRFRKEYVQPVQLRVLNVFRQWVEHHFYDFENDPELRSRLEEYISTKIQLRGKSMRKWVESINKIIRRKLQTQSNGVSHNITFESPPPPIEWHICRVGHVDTFDLMTLHPIEIARQLTLLESELYRAVRPSELVGSVWTKEDKEKNSPNLLRMIRHTTNLTLWFEKCIVETMNLEERVAVLSRVIEILQVFQELNNFNGVLEVVSAINSVPVYRLDHTFEAIPERKRKILEEAVELSQDHFKKYLLKLKSINPPCVPFFGIYLTNILKTEEGNPDFLKRHGKELINFSKRRKVAEITGEIQQYQNQPYCLKVEHDIRRFFENLNPMGNRSEKEFSDYLFKMSLDIEPRNCRQAPRFPRKTIYPLKSPGIRPVRTSTSGTLKCHPVALEREPPHKITFRSIAETEPEMPASASVPTSPNTPTPPQSASSDLSSVFMDHDLSSSYGEFQSASCGSLHQLGEEQQRPPPLPPRRKDAMSEAKLSSRSDSPPAIPPRLPPHLPRNQPRPLVYNGPPMDGPLPSPPPPPPPPRDPLPDTPPPVPQRPPEIFINYPLNMQPSPVGRYHWDFSSPSSPNTPPSTPSPRIPRRSCPLSASQNSLYPLPVSFIAPPVPPRHNCSPQLPKLPPKTYKREMLLQPPALQGLSLVENTDGSQ, encoded by the exons GTACAGAAGCAGGTCCACCCAAACCTCATGGCGAAGGAGGATGCCCTGCAGCACATCGAGGAGCTGATCCTGCAGCTGCTCAACATGCTGTGTGTGGCCCAACCTCGCTCTGTGCATGACGTAGaa gAACGGGTCCAGAAAACCTTTCCCCACCCAATAGATAAGTGGGCGATTGCCGACGCCCAGTCAGCGATTGAGAAACGCAAGAGGAGAAACCCTTTACTTCTGCCCGTGGAGAAGATTCACCCTCTGCTCAGG gAGGTTTTGGGCTATAAAGTGGACTACAATGTTTCCCTGTACATTGTGGCTGTGCTTGAATACATATCAGCAGACATTCTGAAACTGGCGGGAAACTACGTTGGCAACATTCGGCACTATGAAATCAGCCAGCAGGACATCAAGGTGTCCATGTGTGCAGACAAG GTGTTGATGGACATGTTCGACCAGGAGGAGGACATTGGCTTGATGTCTCAGTGCACCGAGGAGCCGTCGTCCTCCGGGGAGTTCACGTACGACGACCTGGTGAGGCTCGAAATCGCGGAGGAGCGGCAATACCTGCGAGAGCTCGACCTCATCATCAAAGTGTTCCGCCAGCACTTCCTCTCCAACCCCAAAATCTTCACGCCTCAG GATGTGGAGGTGATCTTCAGCAACATCCTGGACATCCACGAGCTCACGGTGAAGCTGCTCGGACTGATCGAGGACGCCGTGGAGATGACTGCGGATGGCAGCCCTCATCCACTGGTGGGGAGCTGCTTCGAGGATCTAGCAGAG GAGCAGGCTTTTGACCCCTACGAGACCTTGTCTCAGGATATCCTCAGTAAGGATTTCCACGAGCACTTCAACAACCTGATGGCACGGTCAACCGCCGGCCTCTACTTCCAG TCAGTTGCAGATGGGTTCAAAGAGGCAGTCCAGTATGTCCTTCCACAGCTGATGATGGTCCCAGTATACCACTGCATGCACTACTTTGAGCTGCTACAG CAACTTCAGGAGCGCAGTCAAGACCAAGATGACCGCGAATGTCTGAAACAGGCGATCACAGCGCTGCTAAATCTCCAATGTAGCGTGGAGCGCATATATGCCAAGCACCAGCCTCGCCGCAAACCCGG GGAGCCCATGTACCGCCTGTACAGCAGGCAGGTCCGTAGCAAACAGCTCGCCATCAAACGCATGAACGAGATTCAGAAGAGCATCGACGGCTGGGAGGGGAAAGACATCGGTCAGTGCTGCAGCGAGTTCATCCTGGAGGGCCCACTGGTACGAGCCGGCGCCAAGCACGAGAGACACAACTTCCTGTTCGACGGCCTGATGATCAGCTGCAAGGCCAACCAGAGCTCACGGCTCCCGGGTTCGGGCAGCGGGGCGGAGTACCGTCTAAAGGAGAAGTTCGTGCTGAGGAAGATCCGCATCGTGGATCGCGAGGACTCTGGGGATCAGCGGCACGCCTTTGAACTCATCGGAAAGGATGAGAACTGTGCCGTTTTCTGCGCACGGACGGCGGAGGACAAGGCGGCGtggatggcggggctggtgACTCTGCAGTACCGCTCCACTTTGGATCGCATGTTGGACACGGTGCTGCAGCACGAGGAGCAGGCGCATCCTTTAAGACTGCCCTCGCCCGAGGTTTACCGCTTTGCCGTGCAGGACTCTGAGGAGAATATTGTGTTTGAGGACAAAGTGCAGAGCAAAACGGGCATCCCCATCATTAAGGCCGGCACAGTGGTCAAGCTTATAGAGAGACTCACTTACCATATGTATGCTG ATCCTAACTTTGTGCGCACGTTTCTTACAACATACCGATCATTCTGCAAACCACAGGAGCTTCTCGCTCTGCTGATAGACAG GATTGAAATCCCTGAGCCAGAGCCGACTGAGGAGGACCGCCAGGCTCTCTGGAACGGTGACCAGCCAATGGCGGCCGAGCTCCAGAGATTTCGCAAGGAGTACGTGCAGCCAGTCCAACTCAG GGTACTCAACGTTTTCCGTCAGTGGGTCGAACATCATTTCTACGACTTTGAGAACGATCCAGAGCTGAGAAGCCGATTGGAGGAGTACATCTCCACCAAGATTCAGCTTAGAG gcAAGTCCATGAGAAAGTGGGTTGAGTCAATCAATAAGATCATCAGGAGGAAGCTGCAGACGCAGTCAAATGGCGTTAGCCACAACATCACCTTCGAGAGCCCGCCTCCTCCCATCGAGTGGCACATCTGCAGAGTGGGTCACGTGGACACGTTTGACCTCATGACCCTTCATCCCATAGAGATCGCCCGGCAGCTGACTCTGCTCGAATCTGAGCTTTACAG AGCCGTCCGGCCGTCGGAGCTGGTCGGCAGCGTCTGGACcaaagaggacaaagagaagaacTCGCCGAACCTGCTGCGCATGATCCGCCACACCACCAACCTCACACTGTGGTTTGAGAA GTGCATCGTAGAGACGATGAACCTGGAAGAGAGGGTCGCCGTGTTATCGCGGGTCATTGAGATTCTGCAGGTTTTCCAGGAGCTCAACAACTTTAACGGGGTCCTGGAGGTGGTCAGTGCCATCAACTCCGTCCCAGTCTACAGGCTGGACCACACCTTTGAG GCAATaccagagaggaaaaggaaaatccTGGAAGAGGCTGTGGAACTGAGCCAGGACCACTTTAAGAAATACTTGCTTAAACTCAAGTCCATAAACCCACCCTGTGTGCCTTTTTTTG GTATATATTTAACCAACATCCTGAAGACTGAGGAGGGCAACCCAGACTTCCTCAAACGTCACGGCAAGGAGCTGATCAATTTCAGCAAGAGGAGGAAAGTGGCTGAAATCACAGGAGAGATCCAGCAGTATCAGAACCAGCCCTACTGTCTGAAGGTGGAGCACGACATCAGG AGGTTCTTTGAGAACCTGAACCCGATGGGCAACAGGAGCGAGAAGGAGTTTTCCGACTACCTGTTCAAAATGTCTCTGGATATTGAGCCACGGAATTGCAGGCAGGCTCCTCGATTT CCCAGGAAGACCATCTACCCACTGAAATCCCCCGGGATCCGGCCCGTGCGAACGTCTACCTCCGGCACCCTGAAGTGCCACCCCGTCGCCTTGGAGAGGGAGCCCCCGCATAAGATCACCTTCCGCAGCATCGCCGAGACGGAGCCGGAGATGCCGGCGTCGGCCTCGGTGCCCACCTCCCCGAACACGCCGACCCCCCCACAGTCGGCCTCCTCCGACCTCAGCTCGGTCTTCATGGATCACGACCTCAGCAGCTCGTATGGCG AGTTCCAGTCTGCGTCTTGTGGCAGCCTCCATCAGCTcggggaggagcagcagaggcctCCACCTCTGCCGCCGCGAAGGAAGGACGCCATGTCTGAAGCCAAA CTGAGCTCCAGGTCCGACAGCCCCCCCGCCATCCCGCCCCGGCTGCCCCCCCATCTGCCGAGGAACCAACCTCGACCGCTGGTCTACAACGGCCCCCCAATGGACGGCCCCCTGCCcagccctccccctcctcctccgccgccccgCGACCCTCTGCCCGACACGCCTCCCCCGGTGCCCCAGCGGCCCCCCGAGATCTTCATCAACTACCCCCTCAACATGCAGCCTTCCCCCGTGGGCCGATACCACTGGGACTTCAGTTCCCCCAGCTCGCCCAACACCCCGCCCAGCACGCCGTCGCCCCGCATCCCCCGGCGGAGCTGCCCGCTCAGCGCCAGCCAGAACAGCCTCTACCCGCTTCCTGTCTCCTTCATCGCCCCGCCTGTCCCCCCACGCCACAACTGCAGCCCCCAACTCCCCAAACTCCCTCCAAAGACATACAAAAGGGAGATGCTGCTGCAGCCGCCGGCGCTCCAAGGCCTCTCATTGGTGGAGAACACCGACGGCAGCCAGTGA